A genomic stretch from Pontibacter liquoris includes:
- a CDS encoding ComEA family DNA-binding protein, translating to MKQLRRWIRRYFGFSQGEVNGFLWLISIMVLLTAAPFLFDWFYRPSPGSTAAADKQTLDSLVAQLEAKQPLRRNKYNVATVALRPFNPNTLSVEEWQAFGLPKYLAQRILNYRKKVGDLTYKAELGRIYGLPDSVFQRLYPYIQLPEKRPDKYGKRQEYARNTPSPYSQKKAAYPPREKFILAPFNINTADTAQLKQIRGIGSKLSARIVKYRTGLGGFHSMAQLREVYGLPPEVVDSLHKYAFVPDAYTPPQLSINAATADELKAHPYISSNVARAMVAYREQHGSFRNLEELQKIKLITPELFEKLRPYLTL from the coding sequence ATGAAACAGCTCCGGCGTTGGATCCGTCGTTATTTCGGCTTTTCGCAAGGCGAGGTAAACGGCTTTCTGTGGCTGATAAGTATAATGGTGCTGCTCACGGCAGCACCATTTCTTTTTGATTGGTTTTACCGGCCATCGCCAGGCAGCACCGCCGCTGCCGACAAGCAAACGCTCGATAGCCTGGTAGCGCAGCTGGAGGCAAAGCAGCCCCTGCGCCGGAACAAGTATAACGTGGCTACCGTAGCGCTACGGCCGTTTAACCCCAACACCCTGTCGGTGGAGGAGTGGCAGGCCTTCGGATTGCCCAAATACCTGGCGCAGCGCATCCTCAATTACCGCAAGAAAGTAGGCGACCTGACCTATAAAGCCGAACTGGGTAGGATATACGGCCTGCCTGATTCGGTTTTTCAGCGGCTCTACCCTTACATTCAGCTGCCGGAAAAACGCCCTGACAAGTATGGCAAGCGCCAGGAGTATGCCCGCAACACACCATCGCCTTATTCCCAAAAGAAGGCCGCTTACCCGCCACGCGAGAAATTTATACTTGCCCCATTCAACATCAACACCGCCGATACCGCTCAGCTCAAGCAGATACGCGGCATCGGCAGCAAGCTTTCGGCCCGCATCGTCAAGTATAGAACCGGGTTGGGGGGCTTCCATAGTATGGCGCAGCTGCGGGAAGTATATGGTCTGCCGCCTGAGGTGGTGGACAGCCTGCACAAGTATGCGTTTGTCCCCGATGCCTACACGCCGCCGCAGCTAAGTATAAACGCAGCCACCGCCGACGAACTGAAGGCGCATCCATACATCTCCTCCAACGTGGCCCGCGCTATGGTGGCTTACCGCGAGCAGCACGGCAGCTTTCGCAACCTGGAAGAGCTGCAAAAGATCAAGCTCATAACCCCGGAACTTTTCGAGAAGCTGCGGCCTTACCTCACACTATAA
- a CDS encoding sodium-dependent transporter, producing the protein MSANKESWGSRMGLILAMAGNAVGLGNFLRFPVQAVQNGGGAFIIPYLICFLVMGIPLLWIEWSMGRFGGKFGHHSTPFIVDTMHKNRLWKYIGVFGIWTNIAVAAYYCYIESWTLSYMLHSVVGTFKGMDQEAVAAFFNSYVSIGDSTLGIPLEPIFFYVLCLFLNTYILSRGLAGGVERVAKVGMPLLILFGIFLAYKGVTITAGVDGAINDSAVGLNFLWTPNYDKLWSPSVWLAAAGQIFFTLSVGMGTVQCYASYVRSKDDIALNAMSAGWMNEFVEVVLGAAIVIPISIGYLGIDRVTELVQLGGLGLAFKTLPYLFLQWGDVLGAISGVMWFGLLFFAGITSSLAMGTPWMGFMQDEFNWKRNTAAWSFGLVVLLLGLPTVLFFKYGVFDEYDYWAGTVSLVVFALFETILFAWVFGMKKGWREITSGADIKVPNIYKFIIKFITPPLLLWVFIGSLITPKGGDWGKALAGNWELDDSSIIKKIMNSSLKDQLAAATDPAQIQHLQDTLFYTNASRILLVGVWLAIALLVYIAYKKRVREGKI; encoded by the coding sequence ATGAGTGCTAACAAAGAATCATGGGGCTCCCGCATGGGTCTCATTCTTGCCATGGCCGGCAATGCGGTAGGTCTCGGAAACTTCTTGCGATTTCCGGTGCAGGCAGTGCAAAACGGCGGCGGTGCCTTCATCATCCCTTATCTTATCTGCTTTCTGGTCATGGGGATTCCCCTCCTCTGGATCGAATGGTCTATGGGCCGCTTCGGGGGCAAGTTCGGGCACCATTCCACTCCTTTTATTGTGGATACCATGCACAAAAACCGCCTGTGGAAGTATATCGGCGTGTTTGGCATCTGGACTAACATTGCCGTGGCTGCCTACTATTGCTACATCGAGTCCTGGACCCTTTCTTATATGCTCCACTCAGTGGTGGGCACTTTTAAAGGGATGGACCAGGAGGCTGTGGCCGCTTTCTTTAATTCGTATGTCAGCATAGGGGATTCCACGCTGGGTATTCCGCTGGAGCCTATTTTCTTTTATGTGCTTTGCCTGTTCCTGAATACGTACATACTCTCGCGCGGACTTGCAGGCGGGGTGGAGCGTGTAGCCAAAGTAGGTATGCCCCTGCTGATCCTATTCGGAATTTTCCTGGCCTATAAAGGCGTAACTATTACGGCGGGTGTGGATGGCGCCATCAACGACAGCGCGGTTGGCCTTAACTTCCTCTGGACGCCAAACTACGACAAGCTGTGGTCTCCCAGCGTGTGGCTGGCTGCTGCCGGGCAGATCTTCTTCACCTTGTCGGTCGGAATGGGCACGGTGCAATGCTACGCTTCTTATGTGCGCTCTAAAGACGATATCGCCCTGAACGCTATGTCCGCAGGCTGGATGAACGAGTTTGTGGAAGTGGTGCTGGGCGCTGCCATTGTGATCCCGATCTCAATCGGTTACCTGGGCATCGATCGCGTAACGGAACTGGTGCAGCTGGGCGGCCTCGGGCTGGCCTTTAAAACGTTGCCCTACCTGTTCCTGCAGTGGGGGGATGTGCTGGGTGCCATTTCCGGCGTGATGTGGTTCGGACTGCTGTTCTTTGCAGGCATTACCTCCTCGCTGGCCATGGGCACGCCTTGGATGGGCTTTATGCAGGACGAATTTAACTGGAAACGAAATACCGCTGCCTGGTCGTTTGGCCTGGTGGTGCTGTTGCTGGGTTTACCCACGGTGCTGTTCTTTAAGTATGGCGTGTTCGACGAGTATGATTACTGGGCTGGAACCGTGTCGCTGGTTGTGTTTGCTTTATTCGAGACCATCCTGTTTGCCTGGGTGTTCGGTATGAAGAAAGGCTGGCGCGAAATCACCTCTGGCGCCGACATCAAAGTGCCTAATATCTACAAGTTCATCATCAAGTTTATTACGCCGCCGTTGCTGCTGTGGGTGTTTATTGGCTCGCTGATTACCCCAAAAGGTGGCGACTGGGGCAAAGCCCTTGCCGGCAACTGGGAACTGGATGATAGCTCCATCATCAAGAAAATAATGAACAGCAGTTTGAAAGACCAACTGGCAGCAGCTACCGATCCGGCGCAGATACAGCATCTGCAGGATACGCTGTTCTATACCAACGCCTCGCGTATTCTGCTGGTGGGCGTGTGGCTGGCCATTGCGCTGCTGGTGTATATTGCGTATAAGAAAAGAGTTAGGGAAGGAAAAATTTAA
- a CDS encoding SDR family oxidoreductase gives MKRILITGANGLLGQKLAQLLLPQQDVVLLATSRGENKLAQVLPTLPFQSMDVTNPQQIDEVVSAFRPTHIIHTAAMTNVDECESNQAGALLLNRDAVANLVAACEKYNVHLIHVSTDFIFDGENGPYTEEAKARPVNFYGETKLQAEEIVKKARCKWAILRTVLVYGVVHDYGRSNIVLWVRDSLQAGKVIKVVTDQLRTPTLAEDLAMGCWLAAKHDAQGIYNISGSETLTPYDMALQVADHFGLDKALIDKASAATFSQPARRPLRTGFDISKAQNELGYQPHTFREGIRLVATQAAAQPGL, from the coding sequence ATGAAACGAATACTGATTACGGGTGCTAACGGGCTGCTGGGCCAGAAACTGGCCCAACTGCTGCTGCCTCAGCAGGACGTAGTCTTGCTGGCTACCAGCCGGGGAGAAAACAAATTGGCCCAGGTGCTGCCCACCCTGCCATTCCAAAGTATGGACGTGACAAACCCGCAGCAAATAGACGAAGTGGTGAGTGCATTCCGCCCCACGCACATTATCCACACGGCCGCTATGACGAATGTGGACGAGTGCGAAAGTAACCAGGCAGGCGCCCTGCTGCTGAACCGCGATGCGGTAGCGAACCTGGTAGCGGCCTGCGAAAAGTATAACGTGCACCTGATCCACGTATCCACCGACTTTATATTTGATGGCGAAAACGGCCCCTATACCGAGGAGGCCAAAGCCCGCCCTGTAAATTTTTACGGCGAGACCAAGCTGCAGGCAGAAGAGATCGTGAAAAAGGCACGCTGCAAATGGGCTATCCTGCGCACCGTGCTGGTGTATGGGGTTGTGCACGATTACGGGCGCAGCAACATTGTGCTCTGGGTGCGCGACAGCCTGCAGGCCGGCAAAGTAATTAAAGTGGTGACAGACCAGCTGCGCACCCCCACTTTGGCCGAGGACCTGGCCATGGGCTGCTGGCTGGCTGCCAAACACGATGCGCAGGGCATTTACAACATCTCCGGCAGCGAAACACTCACCCCCTATGACATGGCCCTGCAGGTGGCCGATCACTTCGGGCTGGATAAAGCGTTGATAGACAAAGCCAGTGCGGCCACTTTTTCGCAGCCAGCCAGGCGCCCGCTGCGCACCGGTTTCGACATCAGCAAAGCACAGAACGAGCTCGGATATCAGCCCCATACTTTCCGGGAAGGCATCCGACTAGTGGCCACGCAGGCAGCAGCGCAACCCGGTCTGTAA
- a CDS encoding peptidylprolyl isomerase, whose amino-acid sequence MKLLKSIALAVALAAMAPAAVMAQKVKGKDQLISISTPQGEIKLVLFEDTPQHRDNFLKLAREGFYNGTTFHRVIDGFMIQGGDPNTKDADPANDGTGNPGYTVPAEIKPEHKHVWGAVAAARQGDFANPTRASSGSQFYMVQNHEGTPMLDEAYTVFGQVVDGLEVIDKIAQLPKDGRDKPLSEVKMTVKVEQVKKKKIAKKYKYNYATQSLDKK is encoded by the coding sequence ATGAAACTGCTCAAAAGTATAGCCCTGGCCGTGGCATTGGCTGCCATGGCGCCGGCAGCCGTAATGGCCCAGAAAGTAAAAGGAAAAGACCAGCTCATCAGCATCTCCACGCCGCAGGGAGAAATTAAACTGGTGCTGTTTGAGGATACGCCCCAGCACCGCGACAACTTTCTGAAGCTGGCCCGAGAAGGCTTTTACAACGGCACCACGTTCCACCGCGTGATCGACGGCTTTATGATTCAGGGCGGAGACCCCAACACCAAGGATGCCGATCCGGCCAACGATGGCACCGGAAACCCTGGCTACACGGTGCCGGCCGAGATAAAACCTGAACACAAGCATGTATGGGGCGCCGTAGCGGCCGCACGGCAGGGCGATTTTGCCAACCCCACGCGCGCCAGCAGCGGCTCGCAGTTTTACATGGTGCAGAACCACGAAGGCACGCCCATGCTGGATGAAGCCTACACCGTTTTCGGGCAGGTGGTGGATGGCTTGGAGGTGATCGATAAAATTGCGCAGTTACCCAAAGACGGCCGCGACAAACCGCTGAGCGAGGTGAAGATGACGGTAAAGGTGGAGCAGGTAAAGAAAAAGAAGATCGCCAAGAAGTATAAGTATAACTACGCCACGCAATCGCTGGATAAGAAGTAA
- the hemC gene encoding hydroxymethylbilane synthase gives MQNDIKNTTIRIGTRGSKLALWQAEAVAEQLQAAGFKTELVIISTKGDQVLDKSLDKIGSKGVFTEELEVSLREGSIEVAVHSAKDVQSSIPEDLELIAFMEREKVNDVLLSYNPDFTLTPESTAMIGTSSTRRKALLKKYYPGVATAESRGNLQTRLRKLEEGQFEALLLAYAGVVRMGYDHLIVHTFPVEEFVPAAGQGSVAIECARSLDADLKKGLKQALNHTDTHICLLAERAFLRTMEGGCSIPSFALAHLTEHGVSITGGIVSLDGQTLLKETLAGPTVMAEELGESLANTILVNGGDAILRSIKAMRGEV, from the coding sequence ATGCAAAACGATATAAAGAACACGACCATTCGTATTGGCACCCGGGGCAGCAAACTGGCCCTGTGGCAGGCCGAAGCCGTGGCAGAACAGCTGCAGGCCGCCGGCTTTAAAACCGAGCTGGTGATCATCAGCACCAAAGGCGACCAGGTATTGGATAAATCGCTGGATAAGATCGGCTCGAAAGGTGTTTTTACTGAAGAACTGGAAGTAAGCCTGCGCGAGGGAAGTATAGAAGTGGCCGTGCACAGCGCCAAAGACGTACAGTCGTCTATTCCGGAAGACCTGGAGCTGATCGCTTTTATGGAGCGGGAGAAGGTGAACGACGTGCTGCTGTCCTATAACCCCGATTTTACTTTAACGCCGGAGAGCACTGCCATGATCGGTACCTCGTCTACGCGCCGCAAAGCGCTGCTTAAAAAGTATTACCCGGGCGTTGCCACGGCCGAGTCGCGGGGCAACCTGCAAACGCGCCTGCGCAAGCTCGAAGAAGGACAGTTTGAAGCTTTGCTGCTGGCTTACGCCGGCGTGGTGCGCATGGGCTACGACCACCTGATCGTGCATACCTTTCCGGTAGAGGAGTTTGTGCCCGCCGCTGGGCAGGGGAGCGTAGCCATTGAGTGCGCCAGGAGCCTGGATGCTGATCTGAAAAAAGGACTCAAACAAGCCCTCAACCACACCGATACGCATATCTGCCTGCTGGCCGAGCGCGCGTTTCTGCGCACCATGGAAGGCGGCTGCAGCATCCCCTCTTTTGCGCTGGCCCACCTGACCGAGCACGGCGTAAGTATAACCGGCGGCATAGTGAGCCTGGACGGGCAAACGCTGCTGAAGGAAACGTTGGCCGGCCCTACCGTGATGGCCGAGGAACTGGGCGAAAGCTTGGCAAATACGATCCTGGTAAACGGAGGCGACGCGATATTGCGAAGTATAAAAGCAATGCGGGGCGAAGTATAA
- a CDS encoding ATP-binding protein yields MQFSQIIGHQETKQLLLQSVQQNHVAHAQLFLGQEGSANLALALAYATYINCEAKQPHDSCGTCGSCVKMNKLVHPDFNFVMPVTTTKTVSKEALSQKFINEWRAFILASPYQGLNEWMQYIGAENKQGNISKEESRQLVKLVSLKAFEGDYKIVVIWLPELMHPVAANALLKLLEEPPAKTLFLLVSQSAEKLLATITSRTQIVQVRNYTEAEVVTYLQQTFNTDQNTANQIAQLAEGNLNAAAKLTSEISSDYFAFFLEWMRYCYSYKFGEVIEMSEKFQTLGRENQKNFLLYALNLFRKVMLYGVDASLISFLPPAELDFVQKFSKIITDANAGQLADELNQAHYHIERNANPKMVFVDSSIQMAGYMRGL; encoded by the coding sequence GTGCAGTTCTCACAGATCATAGGCCATCAGGAAACAAAGCAGCTGCTGCTCCAGTCGGTGCAGCAGAACCACGTGGCGCATGCGCAGCTGTTTCTGGGGCAGGAGGGCAGTGCCAACCTGGCACTGGCGCTGGCCTATGCCACCTACATTAACTGCGAGGCCAAGCAGCCCCACGATTCATGTGGAACGTGCGGCAGCTGCGTGAAAATGAACAAGCTGGTGCACCCGGATTTCAACTTTGTGATGCCGGTTACGACCACCAAAACCGTAAGCAAGGAGGCGCTGAGCCAGAAGTTCATAAACGAATGGCGCGCGTTTATACTTGCCAGCCCATACCAGGGCCTTAACGAGTGGATGCAGTACATCGGCGCTGAGAACAAGCAGGGTAACATTTCCAAAGAGGAAAGCCGCCAGTTGGTAAAGCTGGTCTCGCTGAAGGCGTTTGAGGGCGACTATAAAATTGTGGTGATCTGGCTGCCCGAGCTGATGCATCCGGTGGCAGCCAATGCGCTGCTTAAGTTGCTGGAAGAGCCGCCGGCCAAAACGCTGTTCCTGCTCGTCTCGCAATCAGCCGAAAAGCTGCTGGCCACCATTACTTCGCGTACCCAGATCGTGCAGGTGCGGAATTATACCGAAGCCGAGGTGGTCACTTACCTGCAGCAAACCTTTAACACCGACCAGAACACAGCCAACCAGATCGCGCAGCTCGCCGAAGGTAACCTGAATGCGGCCGCCAAGCTCACCTCCGAGATCAGTAGCGATTACTTTGCCTTCTTTCTGGAGTGGATGCGCTATTGCTACAGCTATAAGTTTGGAGAGGTGATCGAGATGAGCGAGAAGTTCCAGACGCTGGGCCGCGAGAACCAGAAAAACTTTCTGCTTTATGCGCTTAACCTGTTCCGCAAAGTGATGCTGTACGGCGTGGATGCGTCGCTGATCTCGTTTCTGCCGCCGGCCGAGCTGGACTTTGTACAGAAATTCTCTAAGATTATTACTGACGCCAATGCCGGCCAGCTAGCCGACGAACTGAACCAGGCACATTATCATATCGAGCGGAATGCCAACCCAAAAATGGTGTTTGTAGACAGCTCCATCCAGATGGCGGGCTATATGCGCGGCCTTTAA
- a CDS encoding GlmU family protein, producing the protein MNVILFCDPVLQQNLLPFTFTRPVAEIRVGILTIAEKWGHSAGASVSYLTRPYLQQKYALQHSTQNFYVNGALLPTPELIAEIRSLKLGEALFSGNTLLALNGDNLNLHSYNDLLASATNSRRECVADPRLVGEVWEIFGQNGEQIRSDFALLTAGRKSQPVNDKYTAVYGEDNIFIEEGAKIRAAVLNAEDGPIYIGRNAQVQEGALIRGPFALCEGSQVSMGGKMRSDTTIGPFSKVGGEVSNSVIFGYSSKGHDGFLGNSVLGEWCNLGADTNTSNLKNNYANVKIWNYAKGGFKDTGRQFCGLIMGDHSKCGINTMFNTGTVVGVSANIFGSGFPRNFIPSFSWGGNAGFETYQLRKVFEVAEKVMERRNKPLDETEKAILTDVFNQTQQYRVWDAKA; encoded by the coding sequence ATGAACGTCATTCTCTTCTGTGATCCGGTGCTGCAGCAAAACCTGTTGCCCTTTACCTTTACCCGCCCTGTAGCGGAAATTCGGGTAGGCATTCTTACTATTGCCGAAAAATGGGGACACAGCGCCGGCGCGTCGGTGTCTTACCTCACCCGGCCTTATTTGCAGCAAAAGTATGCACTGCAGCATAGCACACAGAACTTCTACGTGAACGGGGCCTTGCTACCCACGCCGGAGCTAATAGCCGAGATCCGATCGCTGAAGCTGGGAGAAGCCCTGTTTAGCGGTAATACGCTGCTGGCCCTGAATGGCGATAATCTGAACCTGCATTCCTACAACGACCTGCTGGCCAGTGCTACTAACAGCCGCCGCGAGTGTGTGGCTGACCCCCGGCTGGTAGGCGAAGTATGGGAGATATTTGGGCAGAACGGCGAGCAGATCCGAAGTGATTTTGCGCTGCTGACAGCCGGGCGAAAAAGTCAGCCTGTAAATGATAAGTATACAGCCGTATATGGCGAGGACAATATCTTTATAGAAGAGGGCGCCAAAATCAGGGCAGCGGTGCTGAATGCCGAGGATGGGCCCATCTACATTGGCCGAAATGCCCAAGTGCAGGAAGGCGCGCTTATCCGCGGGCCGTTTGCGCTCTGTGAGGGCAGCCAGGTAAGTATGGGAGGCAAAATGCGCAGCGATACCACCATCGGGCCTTTCTCCAAAGTAGGGGGCGAGGTGAGCAACTCCGTTATTTTCGGCTACTCCAGCAAAGGCCACGATGGGTTTCTGGGCAATTCGGTGCTGGGCGAGTGGTGCAATTTAGGGGCCGATACCAATACCTCTAACCTGAAGAACAACTACGCCAACGTTAAGATCTGGAACTATGCCAAAGGCGGCTTTAAAGATACCGGGCGGCAGTTCTGTGGCCTGATTATGGGCGACCACAGCAAGTGCGGCATCAACACCATGTTTAATACCGGTACGGTGGTGGGCGTGAGCGCCAATATTTTCGGTTCCGGTTTCCCGCGTAATTTTATACCTTCGTTTAGCTGGGGCGGCAATGCCGGTTTCGAAACGTACCAGCTGCGTAAGGTGTTTGAAGTAGCCGAGAAAGTAATGGAGCGCCGCAATAAACCCCTGGACGAGACCGAAAAAGCGATCCTGACCGACGTCTTCAACCAAACGCAACAGTACCGCGTGTGGGACGCCAAAGCGTAG
- a CDS encoding type B 50S ribosomal protein L31, which yields MKQGIHPEYREVVFQDTSSDYKFITRSTMNSNETITMEDGKEYPVIKVEVSSASHPFYTGKNIFLDTAGRVEKFNKRYQKK from the coding sequence ATGAAACAAGGCATTCACCCAGAATACAGAGAGGTGGTTTTTCAGGATACTTCCAGTGATTACAAGTTCATTACCCGTTCTACCATGAACTCGAATGAGACAATTACGATGGAAGACGGCAAAGAATATCCTGTGATCAAAGTAGAAGTTTCTTCTGCTTCGCACCCTTTCTACACCGGTAAAAACATTTTCTTGGATACTGCTGGTCGTGTGGAGAAATTCAACAAGCGTTATCAGAAAAAATAA